Proteins co-encoded in one Arthrobacter globiformis genomic window:
- the efeO gene encoding iron uptake system protein EfeO, which produces MPGLTSPKIRRTAGARLAVVAATAVLPLALASCTDNASANPSGTTDGPIQVTSTDADCKVSAAEAPSGNLTFAVKNDGAEVTEFYVLAEDGLRIVAEVENIGPGITRNLVLTAPAGKYITACKPGMKGDGIRADFTVKDSGKQATADADLQKLVDTGVTQYTAYVKDQTEQLVAGTKEFAAAYAAGDAAKAKSLYAATRMHWERIEPVAESFGDLDPKLDAREADLEPGQKWTGWHRAEKDLFPPAGYKELTAAERAAISKQLVADTEELSTRTRTVKLSADKLGNGAKELLDEVARGKVTGEEEIWSHTDLWDFQANVDGARIAFENLKPALQQKDAALAKDLDAKFSALQAELKNHAKGDGFAYYNELSKDEVQQLSALVDALGEPLSKLTAAVVL; this is translated from the coding sequence ATGCCAGGCTTGACCTCGCCCAAAATCCGCCGGACTGCCGGTGCCCGCCTCGCCGTAGTGGCAGCCACCGCAGTCCTCCCGCTGGCACTCGCCTCCTGCACCGACAACGCCAGCGCCAACCCGTCCGGTACCACCGACGGGCCCATCCAGGTGACCAGCACAGATGCCGACTGCAAGGTCTCCGCCGCTGAAGCCCCGAGCGGAAACCTGACCTTTGCCGTGAAGAACGACGGCGCCGAAGTCACCGAGTTCTACGTGCTCGCCGAAGACGGCCTGCGGATCGTGGCCGAAGTGGAGAACATCGGCCCCGGGATCACCCGAAACCTGGTGCTCACCGCGCCGGCAGGAAAGTACATCACCGCCTGCAAGCCGGGAATGAAGGGTGACGGCATCCGCGCGGACTTCACCGTCAAGGACTCGGGCAAGCAGGCCACCGCTGACGCCGACCTCCAGAAACTCGTGGACACCGGGGTCACCCAGTACACGGCCTACGTCAAGGACCAAACCGAGCAGCTGGTAGCCGGAACCAAGGAATTCGCCGCAGCCTACGCTGCAGGCGACGCAGCCAAGGCCAAGAGCCTGTACGCCGCCACCCGCATGCACTGGGAACGGATCGAACCCGTGGCCGAATCCTTCGGGGATCTCGATCCCAAGCTCGATGCCCGTGAGGCGGACCTTGAACCGGGACAGAAGTGGACAGGCTGGCACCGGGCCGAGAAGGACCTGTTCCCGCCGGCAGGATACAAGGAGCTGACCGCAGCTGAGCGCGCCGCAATCTCCAAGCAGCTGGTGGCCGACACGGAGGAACTCAGCACCCGCACCCGCACCGTAAAGCTCAGCGCGGACAAGCTGGGCAACGGCGCCAAGGAACTCCTGGATGAAGTGGCCCGCGGCAAGGTCACGGGCGAGGAGGAAATCTGGTCGCACACTGATCTCTGGGATTTCCAGGCCAACGTGGACGGCGCCCGGATTGCGTTCGAGAATCTCAAGCCCGCCCTGCAGCAGAAGGACGCCGCGCTGGCTAAGGACCTCGACGCCAAGTTCAGCGCCCTGCAGGCTGAGCTGAAGAACCACGCCAAGGGCGACGGCTTTGCCTACTACAACGAGCTGAGCAAGGACGAGGTCCAGCAGCTCAGCGCCCTGGTCGACGCCCTCGGCGAGCCGCTGTCCAAGCTCACCGCGGCAGTGGTGCTGTGA
- the efeU gene encoding iron uptake transporter permease EfeU produces MTANFLIGLREGLEATLIVVLLMAYLTKSGRRALLPRLWAGVGIAVAVSVGFGALLTFGPRGLTFEAQEAIGGGLSIVAVGLVTWMVFWMARTARSLGSELRSRVDGVADGAAWGLVLVAALAVGREGLETALFLWAAAQASGESGTPLFGALLGLAVAAGLGYLLHRGVLKVNLSLFFTWTGVALVVIAGGVLAYGVHDLQEAGILPGLHSLAFDVSTAVPPSSWYGTLLKGTLNFSPATTWLEAAAWVLYAVPVMFFYLRANFRPPLRRAEAPATAAAVAS; encoded by the coding sequence ATGACAGCCAACTTCCTCATCGGCCTACGGGAGGGCCTCGAGGCGACGCTCATCGTCGTCCTGCTGATGGCGTACCTGACCAAGAGCGGCCGCCGGGCGCTGCTCCCCCGGTTGTGGGCGGGCGTGGGAATTGCTGTTGCCGTGTCCGTCGGATTCGGCGCCCTGTTGACCTTCGGCCCGCGGGGACTGACCTTCGAAGCGCAGGAAGCCATCGGCGGCGGCCTGTCCATCGTCGCCGTCGGACTGGTCACCTGGATGGTCTTCTGGATGGCGCGCACCGCCCGCTCGCTCGGCAGCGAACTGCGCTCCCGGGTTGATGGCGTGGCCGACGGCGCCGCCTGGGGCCTGGTGCTTGTCGCGGCTCTGGCCGTCGGACGGGAAGGCCTGGAGACGGCACTCTTCCTGTGGGCCGCAGCCCAGGCCAGCGGCGAATCCGGAACCCCTCTGTTCGGCGCCCTGCTGGGCCTCGCCGTGGCAGCCGGTCTCGGCTATCTGCTGCACCGCGGCGTCCTGAAGGTCAACCTGTCCCTCTTCTTCACCTGGACGGGCGTGGCCCTGGTGGTCATCGCCGGCGGCGTCCTCGCCTACGGCGTCCACGACCTGCAGGAGGCCGGCATCCTGCCGGGGCTGCACAGCCTTGCCTTCGACGTCTCAACCGCCGTCCCGCCGTCATCCTGGTACGGCACCCTGCTGAAGGGGACCCTGAACTTCTCCCCTGCTACGACGTGGCTCGAAGCAGCCGCCTGGGTCCTGTACGCCGTCCCCGTCATGTTCTTCTACCTGCGGGCCAACTTCCGCCCGCCGCTCCGGCGGGCAGAAGCTCCTGCCACAGCGGCAGCCGTCGCCTCCTGA
- the efeB gene encoding iron uptake transporter deferrochelatase/peroxidase subunit, with protein MSGCPFGGGQQPPAGTHSDASEASPETSDGGTRRLSRRGLLGLAGVGGAGAVAGIAAGLLGHDALAAAAAPPAANDSVIPFFGDRQAGITTAAQDRLHMAAFDVTTEDRAALIDLLKDWTAAAAAMTAGRTTGTTGAVDGPYDAPPEDTGEALDLDAGRLTITFGFGGSLFEKDGKARFGLDGKRPDALIDLPHFPGDALESARTGGDIVVQACADDPQVAVHAIRNLARIGFGKTRVRWSQLGFGRTSSTSRAQQTARNLFGFKDGTNNLKAEDTALLDEHVWAGAGSRAGEAWMEGGSYLVSRRIRMHIEIWDRTSLREQEGLIGRTKGEGAPLSGGKEFTAPDFGIKGNDGEPLIAMDSHVRLAHADQNDGVRMLRRGYNYTDGSDGLGHLDAGLFFIAFVKDPRTHYVPMQMTMAKEDVLALEYLKHTGSGLFAVPPGVKQGGFVGEGLFA; from the coding sequence GTGAGCGGCTGCCCCTTCGGCGGCGGCCAGCAGCCGCCTGCCGGCACGCACTCCGACGCTTCCGAAGCGTCGCCGGAGACGTCCGACGGCGGTACCCGCCGCCTGTCACGGCGCGGACTTCTGGGACTGGCCGGCGTGGGCGGCGCGGGAGCGGTGGCTGGAATCGCCGCCGGCCTGCTCGGCCACGACGCCCTGGCCGCCGCCGCAGCGCCCCCGGCTGCCAACGATTCCGTCATCCCCTTCTTCGGCGACCGGCAGGCGGGGATCACCACCGCTGCGCAGGACCGCCTCCACATGGCAGCCTTCGACGTCACCACCGAAGACCGCGCGGCGCTCATCGACCTCCTCAAGGACTGGACCGCCGCCGCGGCGGCCATGACCGCCGGCCGGACCACCGGGACCACCGGCGCCGTTGACGGCCCGTACGATGCCCCGCCGGAGGACACCGGCGAGGCGCTGGACCTCGACGCTGGCCGGCTCACCATCACGTTTGGCTTCGGCGGCTCGCTGTTCGAAAAGGACGGCAAGGCCCGCTTTGGCCTCGACGGAAAGCGGCCCGATGCCCTGATCGATCTGCCGCACTTCCCCGGCGACGCGCTGGAGTCGGCCCGCACAGGCGGCGACATCGTGGTGCAGGCGTGCGCCGACGATCCCCAGGTGGCGGTGCACGCCATCCGCAACCTGGCCCGCATCGGCTTCGGCAAGACCCGCGTCCGCTGGTCCCAACTGGGCTTCGGCCGCACGTCGTCGACGTCGCGGGCGCAGCAGACCGCGCGCAACCTCTTCGGCTTCAAGGACGGGACCAACAACCTCAAGGCCGAGGACACCGCCCTGCTGGACGAGCACGTGTGGGCCGGCGCCGGATCCCGCGCAGGCGAAGCCTGGATGGAGGGCGGGAGCTATCTGGTGTCGCGCCGCATCCGGATGCACATCGAGATCTGGGACCGCACCTCGCTCCGCGAACAGGAAGGCCTGATCGGCCGGACCAAGGGAGAAGGTGCTCCCCTGTCCGGCGGCAAGGAATTCACCGCCCCCGACTTCGGCATCAAGGGCAACGACGGCGAGCCGCTCATTGCCATGGACTCCCATGTCCGCCTGGCCCACGCGGACCAGAACGACGGCGTGCGGATGCTCCGCCGCGGCTACAACTACACCGATGGCTCGGACGGGCTGGGACACCTCGACGCCGGGCTGTTCTTCATTGCCTTCGTCAAGGACCCGCGGACGCACTACGTTCCGATGCAGATGACCATGGCCAAGGAGGACGTGCTCGCCCTGGAATACCTCAAGCACACAGGGTCCGGCCTCTTCGCCGTGCCGCCGGGCGTCAAGCAGGGCGGCTTTGTCGGGGAAGGCCTCTTCGCCTGA
- a CDS encoding HRDC domain-containing protein — protein sequence MTPQNPDNTTAGAPAAETTPHITVEGFDSRVPVVIDLDSPRDGVPLVIETQAGLERCAAAIAAGTGPAGVDAERASGFRYGQRAFLVQIRREGSGTWLIDPEPFGDLRIINDALRGVEWILHAASQDLPCLSELGMWPDRLFDTELAARLAGLPRVGLAAVIEQLLGFGLAKEHSAADWSTRPLPEPWLRYAALDVEVLTELREELIELLEADGKLEYAEEEFAAILSAGLAAPRVDPWRKTSGLHQIRDRRQLAAVRELWLERDALAQKRDVAPGRLIPDSALVAAAKAMPTTVPQLLGTKGFHGRAAQREAPRWLRCIAAARALEDLPPLHLPTNAPPPPRVWADRDLPAAERLQTARPLLQEKADELKLPLENLLTPDYLRRVAWRPPADISETAIAEELRELGARPWQVGLAAPLITAAFLNPQPLPPKEARETKEASA from the coding sequence ATGACCCCTCAAAATCCGGATAACACCACAGCCGGCGCTCCGGCTGCTGAAACCACACCCCACATAACGGTGGAAGGCTTTGACAGCCGGGTCCCCGTTGTCATCGACCTTGATTCCCCCCGCGACGGCGTGCCTCTGGTCATCGAAACCCAGGCCGGGCTGGAACGTTGCGCTGCCGCGATCGCCGCTGGCACAGGACCGGCCGGCGTTGATGCGGAGCGCGCCTCGGGCTTCCGCTACGGGCAGCGCGCCTTCCTTGTCCAGATCCGTCGGGAAGGCTCGGGAACCTGGCTGATCGACCCCGAGCCGTTCGGGGACCTGCGGATCATCAATGATGCCCTGCGGGGCGTCGAATGGATCCTGCACGCCGCCAGCCAGGACCTGCCCTGCCTGTCGGAACTGGGCATGTGGCCGGACAGGCTCTTCGACACTGAACTGGCAGCCCGTCTGGCAGGCCTTCCCCGTGTCGGCCTCGCGGCCGTGATCGAGCAATTGCTTGGTTTTGGGCTCGCCAAGGAGCACTCGGCGGCCGACTGGTCCACCCGTCCCCTGCCGGAACCCTGGCTTCGGTACGCAGCGCTCGACGTCGAAGTTCTGACGGAACTTCGCGAGGAACTCATCGAACTGCTCGAAGCGGACGGAAAACTCGAATACGCCGAGGAGGAGTTCGCCGCGATCCTGTCCGCCGGGCTCGCCGCGCCCAGAGTGGACCCTTGGCGCAAGACATCCGGGCTCCACCAGATAAGGGACCGCCGCCAGCTGGCCGCGGTGCGGGAGCTGTGGCTCGAACGCGATGCCCTGGCCCAGAAGCGCGATGTCGCCCCCGGCCGGCTCATCCCCGACTCTGCCCTCGTCGCCGCCGCCAAGGCGATGCCCACGACCGTGCCGCAATTGCTCGGCACCAAGGGGTTCCACGGCAGGGCGGCCCAGCGGGAGGCCCCGCGCTGGCTGCGGTGCATCGCAGCGGCCCGGGCACTCGAAGACCTTCCGCCGCTCCACCTGCCCACGAACGCCCCGCCGCCCCCGCGGGTCTGGGCCGACCGCGACCTTCCCGCGGCCGAGCGGCTGCAAACCGCCAGGCCGCTGCTGCAGGAAAAGGCGGACGAACTCAAGCTGCCGCTCGAAAACCTGCTGACCCCGGACTACCTCCGCCGCGTCGCGTGGCGGCCACCGGCGGACATCAGTGAAACCGCCATCGCCGAGGAACTGCGCGAGCTAGGCGCCCGGCCGTGGCAGGTAGGGCTGGCAGCACCGCTGATCACCGCGGCATTCCTCAACCCCCAGCCCCTTCCGCCCAAGGAAGCCAGGGAGACAAAGGAAGCCTCGGCGTAG
- a CDS encoding 3-hydroxyacyl-CoA dehydrogenase NAD-binding domain-containing protein, with protein MSAADFRKLADLFPDESVTHSSVQDIELPAADGQASPGVLALITLDNGLGPSKPTTLGPNTLVELGTVLEGLRGRAAAGEIAAVGVTGKPNFFVAGADLSAVTSLHEREHGLWMAQLGHEVYATLANLGVPSFAFINGVALGGGLEIALHSTYRTVSTRAGALALPEAFLGLVPGWGGVYLLPRLIGPENAVKVMIENALNNNRTLSGAEAFKLGIADALFEPEDFLAQSVAWAAGVVSGTAPERPVAVDPADPAVAARWTDAVAAGRAVVETKTSNASPAPAEVLNIMAANRTLTQAESAALECETLASLMQTDEFRATVYAFLDLVQKRAKRPAGAPGRELARSVTKIGVVGAGLMASQLALLFARQLGVPVVLTDIDQERVDKGVGYVHNEVDKLVAKGRLATDVATKTKALVTGSVSKEPFADADFVIEAVFEELSVKKQVFAELEAVVSPECILATNTSSLSVTAMAADMQHPGRLVGFHFFNPVAVMPLLEIVRAPKTDDAVLATAFELARGLKKTAVLVKDAPAFVVNRILLRLMGEVTAAFDEGTPARVADAALRPMGLPMTPFTLLAMVGLPVAQHVQESLHAAFGDRFPVSQNLQKLVDNNVRSLWSAAPDGRHEIPEATTALMSFGSTPSTADEVLRRTQDALAEEIGLMLEEGVVAAPQDIDLCMILGAGWPMFLGGITPYLDRVGASERVNGKRFLPPGVASRS; from the coding sequence ATGAGCGCCGCAGATTTCCGCAAGCTTGCCGATCTCTTCCCGGATGAGTCGGTCACTCATTCGTCAGTGCAGGACATCGAACTCCCGGCCGCGGACGGCCAGGCCAGTCCGGGCGTCCTGGCCCTTATCACCCTGGACAACGGCTTGGGCCCTTCCAAGCCCACGACGCTTGGCCCCAATACGCTCGTTGAACTGGGCACCGTCCTCGAAGGGCTGCGCGGACGGGCGGCTGCGGGCGAGATCGCGGCCGTCGGTGTAACGGGGAAGCCGAACTTCTTCGTGGCCGGCGCCGACCTCTCCGCGGTCACGTCCCTGCATGAGCGGGAGCATGGCCTCTGGATGGCCCAGCTCGGCCACGAGGTCTACGCCACGCTGGCCAACCTCGGCGTTCCCAGCTTCGCCTTCATCAACGGCGTGGCACTTGGCGGCGGCCTGGAAATCGCCCTGCACTCCACCTACCGGACCGTGTCCACCCGCGCCGGGGCGCTGGCACTTCCCGAGGCCTTCCTGGGGCTGGTACCCGGGTGGGGCGGCGTGTACCTACTGCCGCGGCTGATCGGGCCGGAGAATGCGGTGAAGGTGATGATCGAGAACGCGCTGAACAACAACCGCACGCTGTCCGGCGCCGAAGCCTTCAAGCTCGGCATCGCGGATGCGCTGTTCGAGCCGGAGGATTTCCTGGCGCAGTCGGTCGCCTGGGCTGCTGGCGTTGTTTCAGGCACAGCACCGGAACGGCCCGTCGCCGTCGATCCCGCCGACCCAGCGGTTGCCGCGCGCTGGACGGACGCCGTGGCTGCGGGCCGCGCCGTCGTCGAAACCAAAACGTCCAATGCCTCCCCCGCGCCGGCCGAGGTGCTGAACATCATGGCGGCGAACCGCACCCTGACCCAGGCCGAGTCTGCCGCGCTCGAATGCGAGACGCTGGCAAGCCTCATGCAGACCGACGAGTTCCGTGCCACGGTTTATGCCTTCCTTGACCTCGTGCAGAAACGGGCCAAGCGGCCCGCCGGCGCCCCCGGCCGCGAGCTCGCCCGGTCCGTCACGAAGATCGGCGTGGTGGGCGCCGGCTTGATGGCCAGCCAGCTCGCCCTGCTGTTCGCCCGCCAGCTCGGGGTTCCCGTGGTCCTGACCGACATCGACCAGGAGCGGGTGGACAAGGGAGTCGGCTATGTCCACAACGAAGTGGACAAGCTGGTGGCGAAGGGCCGGCTGGCCACCGATGTTGCCACGAAGACCAAGGCGCTGGTGACAGGGTCAGTTTCCAAGGAGCCGTTCGCGGACGCAGACTTCGTCATTGAGGCGGTGTTCGAGGAACTGAGCGTCAAGAAGCAGGTGTTCGCCGAGCTTGAGGCCGTTGTCTCACCGGAGTGCATCCTCGCCACCAACACCTCCTCGCTGTCCGTGACGGCCATGGCCGCGGACATGCAGCACCCCGGGCGCCTGGTGGGCTTCCACTTCTTCAATCCCGTGGCCGTCATGCCGCTGCTGGAAATCGTCCGGGCACCGAAGACCGACGACGCCGTGCTCGCCACGGCATTCGAACTCGCCCGGGGCCTGAAAAAGACGGCCGTTCTGGTCAAGGACGCTCCCGCGTTCGTGGTCAACCGCATCCTGCTGCGGCTCATGGGCGAAGTCACGGCAGCCTTCGACGAAGGCACGCCGGCCCGGGTTGCGGATGCCGCGCTGCGCCCCATGGGTCTTCCCATGACGCCGTTCACCCTCCTCGCCATGGTGGGACTGCCGGTGGCCCAGCACGTTCAGGAATCCCTCCACGCGGCCTTCGGCGACCGTTTTCCGGTCTCGCAGAACCTCCAGAAGCTGGTGGACAACAATGTCAGGTCACTGTGGTCCGCGGCGCCGGACGGCAGGCACGAGATACCCGAGGCAACCACGGCCCTGATGTCCTTTGGCAGCACACCATCAACCGCGGACGAAGTGCTGCGCCGGACTCAGGACGCCTTGGCCGAGGAGATCGGGCTGATGCTCGAAGAGGGTGTGGTGGCAGCGCCCCAGGACATCGACCTCTGCATGATTCTGGGTGCCGGCTGGCCGATGTTCCTGGGCGGGATCACCCCCTACCTCGACAGGGTGGGGGCCTCGGAGCGCGTCAACGGCAAGCGGTTCCTGCCGCCGGGCGTGGCTTCCCGTTCCTGA
- a CDS encoding ABC transporter ATP-binding protein: MIADRTAATTLLASITSFSYHGDASPALRGVEVAAAPGTLTAVLGGSGSGKSTLGRLLGAWLLGGRDGALAGSLQLEVAGHPASSRPLSFTGAPDDPRIDPGAWARHVGYVPQDAASMLSAVRGTVEEELAFSLENRGVARVDMVRTVADIARRTGLERLLQRDPATLSGGELRRLAVGCAVVDGPGILILDEPLESLDQAGIRTVMELVHAELAQGTAIVVLSQHADALTRASERWLVLKDGEVTAAGLPGRILQGETPAESGVVISSPEPEPEPELGAQPEPALPAASTLPVAEAGAGTTAVLELANVVFGFGAGQTDSEDSIVLAGVDLQVMPGEVVAVTGPNGAGKSTLLRLLNGLYRPLRGDVRVAGESIAGVPTGLVARRLGLLFQHPHDQLFERTVLREVLFGLDRLFGAETPERARAALAAVGLGASENAHPHELPASGQRLLALATVLARDPSVLALDEPTVALDAHGLKRLTAAVSAAAGRGAAVVMVTHDLGFAKAHAHRLLRLDGGRLRPH, translated from the coding sequence ATGATCGCGGACAGGACTGCCGCAACCACGTTGCTGGCCTCCATTACCTCGTTTTCGTACCACGGCGATGCCAGCCCCGCGCTGCGCGGGGTGGAGGTGGCCGCCGCGCCCGGCACGCTGACGGCGGTGCTTGGCGGATCCGGCAGCGGAAAATCCACGCTGGGACGACTCCTTGGTGCCTGGCTGCTCGGTGGGCGGGACGGAGCGCTGGCCGGGAGCCTGCAGCTGGAGGTGGCCGGGCATCCGGCCAGCAGCCGTCCGCTGTCCTTTACCGGAGCGCCGGATGATCCGCGGATCGATCCCGGGGCGTGGGCACGGCACGTCGGCTACGTGCCGCAGGACGCAGCGTCCATGCTGTCGGCGGTTCGCGGAACCGTTGAGGAAGAACTCGCCTTCAGCCTGGAAAACCGCGGAGTTGCGCGCGTGGACATGGTGCGCACCGTCGCCGATATTGCCCGCCGGACCGGACTCGAAAGACTCCTGCAGCGGGATCCCGCCACACTGTCCGGCGGCGAGCTCCGCCGCTTGGCCGTGGGCTGCGCGGTGGTGGACGGTCCTGGCATCCTGATCCTCGACGAGCCGCTCGAGTCCCTGGACCAGGCCGGGATCCGGACGGTGATGGAGCTGGTCCATGCCGAGCTGGCCCAGGGTACCGCCATTGTGGTGCTGAGCCAGCACGCCGATGCGCTGACCCGCGCCTCAGAGCGCTGGCTGGTGCTGAAAGATGGGGAGGTGACGGCGGCGGGACTGCCAGGCCGGATCCTGCAGGGTGAGACGCCGGCCGAGTCCGGCGTCGTCATCTCGTCCCCGGAGCCGGAACCGGAGCCGGAGCTCGGCGCGCAGCCCGAACCGGCGCTGCCCGCGGCGTCGACGCTTCCTGTGGCGGAGGCTGGGGCCGGAACCACTGCGGTTTTGGAGCTGGCGAACGTGGTCTTCGGTTTCGGGGCAGGCCAAACGGATTCGGAGGACAGCATTGTCTTGGCGGGTGTGGACCTGCAGGTGATGCCCGGGGAAGTCGTGGCAGTGACCGGGCCCAACGGCGCCGGCAAGTCCACACTGCTCCGGCTCCTCAACGGCCTGTACCGGCCGCTTCGCGGTGACGTCCGCGTGGCCGGCGAGTCCATTGCGGGGGTTCCCACGGGTCTGGTGGCCCGCCGGCTGGGGCTCCTGTTCCAGCACCCCCATGACCAGCTGTTCGAGCGGACCGTGCTGCGGGAGGTGCTGTTCGGGCTGGACCGCCTTTTCGGTGCCGAGACGCCGGAACGGGCAAGGGCAGCCCTGGCCGCCGTTGGCCTTGGAGCCAGCGAAAACGCCCACCCGCATGAGCTGCCGGCGTCCGGTCAGCGGCTGCTGGCCCTCGCCACAGTCCTGGCGCGTGATCCGTCGGTGCTCGCGCTCGACGAACCAACGGTGGCCCTTGACGCCCACGGCTTGAAGCGGCTCACCGCCGCCGTCTCAGCGGCGGCCGGCCGCGGCGCCGCCGTCGTGATGGTCACCCACGACCTCGGGTTCGCCAAGGCCCACGCCCACCGGCTGCTCAGACTCGACGGCGGCCGGCTCCGGCCGCACTAA
- a CDS encoding DUF3000 domain-containing protein, translated as MVNALAQVPANFLYALGTLRKARCRSELRLDEIPAPARLAPFAVALGAEVIVPSGGKDRSPVHGPAAMALARSAAAGASPGDDDDDGEELATGRFILLHDPDGSAVWDGEFRIVTYIRAQLDAEMGNDEMLGSVAWTWLVEALETHRAPYRAAGGTATRVLSESFGTLADRPASIDIELRASWTPAGADVQAHLEAWSDMVCTFAGLPPLPDGVSALPRRRRN; from the coding sequence ATTGTGAACGCACTTGCCCAGGTTCCCGCGAACTTCCTGTATGCGCTGGGAACGCTCCGCAAAGCACGCTGCCGCAGCGAACTGCGCCTCGACGAGATCCCGGCGCCCGCCCGGCTGGCGCCGTTCGCCGTCGCCCTCGGCGCCGAGGTCATAGTTCCCAGCGGCGGCAAGGACCGTTCGCCGGTCCACGGGCCGGCGGCGATGGCGCTGGCCCGGTCGGCCGCCGCCGGAGCCTCCCCCGGAGATGATGACGACGACGGCGAGGAACTCGCCACCGGGCGCTTCATCCTGCTGCATGACCCCGACGGCTCCGCCGTCTGGGACGGCGAGTTCCGGATCGTCACCTACATCCGGGCGCAGCTCGACGCCGAGATGGGCAACGACGAGATGCTCGGCTCGGTGGCCTGGACATGGCTCGTGGAAGCCCTCGAAACCCACCGTGCCCCGTACCGCGCGGCCGGGGGGACGGCCACCCGCGTGCTGTCCGAAAGCTTCGGAACGCTGGCGGACCGGCCAGCCTCGATCGACATTGAACTGCGCGCCTCATGGACTCCGGCCGGCGCCGACGTCCAGGCCCACCTCGAGGCGTGGTCGGACATGGTGTGCACCTTCGCCGGGCTGCCGCCGTTGCCCGACGGTGTCTCCGCGCTCCCCCGCAGACGCCGCAACTAG
- a CDS encoding HNH endonuclease signature motif containing protein: protein MDGMAAVETLEAISASAAALAAALRGTADPDTAAADSLQEQADAFLDGLAELAGMEARFAAVKVHLTAGYATAEAAMASPDTSPREQAVLQMSVTAQVACALTVSEGSAARFLAESAMLSTDLPLTLAALQAGTLSWQHARVMCDETDGLDRAAAAALEAHFLDPDAPHAARGCPAGELTPSRFRARARYWRERHHPVSIETRHRNCAKDRRLEYVPDRDGMAWLSAYLPADQAAGIWDRATAAARALQGPSESRTLTQLRLDAAAGWLLGPVQRVDGAPGDRATGSFPAGSLPAGSAPGGPVPAGDVPSPAAQVLVTVPVFSLLGLTHEPATLDGYGPIPPSMARRLVADGGSSFLRVLTDPRDGAPLEIGRTSYRIPKHMRQWLRLRDGRCTFPGCNNHSLDNDADHLLAWADGGTTGISNLGQPCPKHHRLKHSTTWRPVGATRDTPPGWVSPTGRHYPSEQQDWEPPSWPEPPPGQEYPEPPPESSEAPDDLDDVESPVGLDGPEPPLPVDPWPDWTSFRAA from the coding sequence ATGGATGGCATGGCTGCTGTGGAGACGTTGGAGGCTATCAGTGCCTCTGCCGCAGCGCTGGCTGCCGCGCTCCGCGGGACGGCTGATCCGGACACGGCGGCCGCGGATTCTTTGCAAGAACAGGCGGATGCGTTCCTGGACGGCCTGGCTGAGTTGGCCGGCATGGAAGCCCGGTTTGCGGCCGTGAAGGTGCACCTCACCGCCGGATACGCTACTGCGGAGGCGGCGATGGCATCGCCTGACACGTCCCCACGGGAACAAGCCGTCCTGCAGATGTCTGTAACCGCGCAGGTTGCCTGTGCCCTGACCGTGAGCGAAGGGTCGGCGGCACGGTTTCTGGCTGAATCCGCCATGCTGAGCACGGACCTGCCGTTGACGCTGGCCGCGCTGCAGGCGGGAACCCTCTCCTGGCAGCATGCTCGGGTGATGTGCGATGAAACGGACGGGCTGGATCGGGCGGCCGCTGCGGCGTTGGAGGCGCATTTCCTGGACCCTGACGCGCCGCATGCTGCCAGGGGGTGTCCCGCCGGGGAGCTGACACCGTCCAGGTTCCGGGCCAGGGCACGCTATTGGCGGGAACGGCATCACCCGGTGAGCATCGAAACCCGGCACCGCAACTGTGCGAAGGACCGCCGGCTGGAGTATGTGCCGGACCGGGACGGCATGGCCTGGCTGTCGGCGTATCTGCCCGCGGACCAGGCTGCCGGGATCTGGGACCGCGCCACCGCCGCCGCCCGCGCCCTGCAGGGTCCGTCCGAGTCCCGGACCCTCACGCAGTTGCGCTTGGACGCTGCCGCCGGGTGGCTGCTGGGCCCGGTTCAGCGGGTTGACGGTGCGCCTGGCGACCGGGCGACGGGATCCTTTCCCGCAGGTTCCCTACCGGCGGGGTCCGCGCCAGGCGGTCCTGTGCCGGCTGGTGATGTGCCGTCTCCGGCGGCGCAGGTGCTGGTCACGGTTCCGGTGTTCTCGCTGCTCGGCCTGACCCACGAACCGGCCACGCTGGACGGGTATGGGCCGATCCCGCCGTCCATGGCCCGCCGGCTCGTCGCCGACGGGGGCTCGTCGTTCCTTCGGGTGTTGACCGATCCGCGGGATGGGGCGCCGCTGGAGATCGGCCGCACCAGCTACAGGATCCCAAAGCACATGCGCCAATGGCTGCGGCTGAGGGACGGACGATGCACGTTTCCCGGCTGCAACAACCACTCCCTGGACAACGACGCCGACCACCTGCTGGCCTGGGCCGACGGGGGGACCACCGGGATCAGCAACCTTGGCCAGCCCTGTCCCAAACACCACCGACTTAAACACAGCACAACATGGAGACCGGTCGGCGCCACCCGGGACACGCCACCGGGCTGGGTCTCGCCCACGGGCCGCCACTACCCCAGCGAACAGCAGGACTGGGAACCACCATCCTGGCCGGAGCCGCCACCCGGCCAGGAATATCCGGAGCCGCCGCCCGAATCTTCGGAAGCTCCCGACGACCTGGACGATGTTGAGAGCCCGGTGGGTCTCGACGGCCCTGAACCGCCGCTGCCAGTGGATCCATGGCCCGACTGGACATCATTCAGGGCAGCGTAG